Sequence from the Paenibacillus riograndensis SBR5 genome:
GTGATGTGATCGGCCTCTTCTATGAGGCGGATGGTTTAACGGTTCCGCTTGATCTGGGGGGCACATCTTCCGGCGTGGTCTGGTCAGTCCACAGATTCATTTAATGCATCGAAGGAGAAACAAATTTAAATTATAACCAGAAGGGGCCAACATCCAGAGGGTGAGGGCCTCTTCTTTTTTGGGGTAGCAGCAGTCTCCAAACTCTGTAGATTATCGAACTTTTATTATAGATGGCCTTATTTAGCATCTGCTGTTCTCCGGCTACACTTAAAGCATGGAAGAGAGAGAGACTGCTGAAGAAATCAGGAGGCGTAAGCGATGATCACTCATGAAAAAAGAAACGCGCTGGACACCAGGCTGCATCTGCCAGTGCGGTTACATCCGAAAAGAAGCTCCATGCTGCGGCATTTGCTGAAGCACAAGGTGCTGCTGCTGATGCTGCTGCCGGGTGTAGTTTTCCTGCTCATTAACAACTACCTGCCGATGTTCGGGATCATCATTGCCTTCAAAAATATTAACTATGTCGACGGGATCCTCGGAAGCCCTTGGGTGGGGCTGGATAATTTCAAATTCCTGTTCGCTACCTCGGACGCCTGGATCATCACCCGCAACACGGTGCTGTACAATTTCGTGTTTATTATTCTCAATCTGGTGATTGCCGTGTCCATCGCGATTGCCCTGAATGAGCTGAAAAACAAGCTGGCCGCCAAATTTTATCAGAGCGTTATGTTCTTCCCGTATTTCCTGTCGATGGTGGTGGTGAGCTATCTTGTATTCGCTTTTCTAAACGTTGAATACGGTTTCATTAACAAAGGAATCCTGGCGATGTTCGGGCTGAATGAGCTGAACTGGTACTCGGAGCCGAAATATTGGCCGTTCATTCTGCCGCTGATCAACCTCTGGAAAGGGGTGGGGTATGGCTGCGTAATCTATCTCGCGGCAATTATCGGCATTGACAGCGAGTATTATGAGGCGGCGCTAATTGATGGAGCCAGCAAGTGGAAGCAGATTCTTCATATTACGATCCCGCTCATCCGTCCGGTCATCATCATCACAACCATTCTTGCCATCGGCGGCATTTTCCGCTCGGACTTCGGACTGTTTTACCAGACTACACTGAACTCCGGGGCACTGTATCCGACAACGCTCGTCATTGACACCTACGTCTATAACGCATTGATCAACATGGGCAATCTGGGCATGTCCGCCGCAGCCGGACTATACCAATCCATCGTCGGCTTCTTCCTTGTCCTCGGCTCGAACTGGATCGTGCGCAAGGTCGACAAGGACCAGGCTGTTTTCTAAAACTTAAAAAAGGTGCGAGTAACGGAGGTGAAGTTTGGAACTGGAGGAGCGTTAGCGCCCGCCTTTATGTTTGGATTTCTACCGTAGCGAGCGGTTTAATTCAGGAAATTCAAACATAACAGCGGCCGGAAGTCCAAACATTCACCGCAGTTACGAGCAACACCTTTGATGTAGTAATTTAGAAGGAGGATGGAACCAGTGACCAACAATGAAATATCCAGGCCGACGAATATTATACTCCATATTATTTTTATCATCCTGTCGATCACCTGCCTGCTGCCGATTGTGCTGGTGTTCATGATTTCGATCACCGACTACGATTCGATTGTGCTGAACGGGTATCAGTTTATCCCGGAGAAGCTTAGTCTGGAGGCGTATGCTTATATTTTCAAAGACTATGCTGTCATTGTAAAAGCCTACGGCGTGTCTATCTTCGTCACCGTTGCCGGCACTCTGCTCAGCGTATTTATCTCTTCCCTGTATGCGTATCCGATTTCGCGGGCTGATTTCAAGTACAAAGGCTTCTTTGCCTTTCTGATTTTTTTCACGATGCTGTTCGGCGGCGGGCTGGTGCCCTGGTACATGGTCTACACCCAGGTACTTGATCTCAAAAACTCAATATGGGCCCTCATCGTTCCGATGCTGCTGTCCCCGTTCAATGTGCTGATTATGAAAACCTATTTCCAGATGAGTGTGCCGCCTGCGCTGATTGAGGCCTCCAAAATTGACGGTGCCGGTGAGCTGCGGACCTTCTTCCGGATCGTATTCCCGTTGTCGCTGCCGGTATTTGCTACGATTGGCTTGTTCAACACCCTGCATTACTGGAACGACTGGTTCAACAGCATGATCTTCATCACGGATACTGATCTTTATTCCCTGCAATACCTGATGTACAAAATGATCTCCCAGGCGGACTACCTGAGCCGCAACGGGGCTTTGATTCAGGGCTCGGCTACTGAGCTGGCCAAACTGCCGGGCGAAACGATCCGCATGGCCATGGCGCTGATCGGCATTGGTCCGATAGTGCTGGCATATCCGTTTTTTCAGCGGTATTTTATCAAAGGCCTGACGCTGGGTTCTATTAAAGGCTAACCTCGGATTTCACCGGTTTAGCATATATTGATTCATCTAGGGGAGGAAAACAAGATATGGCGGGAAAAAAGGGAACGGGTCTACTGCTTTCGTTTGTACTATTGATAGGACTATCGTTAAGCGGGTGCGGCGGAAGCAACAGCAATAATGAGGTTGCCCCGACGGGGACGCAGGCGGACAGCACTGCTGCACCGGCTGCTTCGGATAAGGCGGTGGCCACCGAAAAGACGAATGAGCTGGAACAGGTGGAGCTGTCGCTGTATCTGCCCGGCGGACCGGATAAGGATGTGGCCTCCGTCGAGCAGGCGATCAATGAATATCTGAAGGATAAGATTAACGCCACAATCAAAATCAACCAGCTCAGCTGGGATAAACCGGCAGACAAAGTGAACCTGATGATCCAGTCCGGCGAAGTGTTCGACATGGTCTACACCTGGAACTTTATGACCAACGCCGCCAAAGGCGCTTATCTGCCGCTGGAGGAACTGCTGGACACCTATGCCAAAGAGACCAAGGCACAGATTAACCCGGCTTACCTGCAGGCGGCTACCGTCAATGGACATTTGTATGCGGTTCCAACCGAGAAGGAGCTGGGCCAGTCGGTAGGGTTTGCTTTTGATAAGGCAATTGTCGACAAGTATGGGTTCGATGTGAACAGCATCAAGAAGCTCGAGGATATTGAACCGATGCTGAAGACGATTAAAGAGAAGGAGCCGGCCATCACACCGCTGTTCATGAATCATACCGACAGCCTGAACTGGTTCACCGTGTACCCGGACAGCGAGGACCTCGATGGCAGCAATGAAATTCCGACACTGCTCGATTATAAGACGATGAAGGTTTTTAACGAATATGACACCCCGGAAATTCTGGCACGGCTGAAGCTGATCCGCGAATGGTACAAAGCGGGTTATATCAACAAGAACGGGGCTACCGACAAAACCGAGCTGAAGGATGCGGTAAAAAGCGGCAAAGCCTGGTTCACTTACGGCAATATGAATCCAACCTCTACCAATGACTGGACCCGTCTCGCCGAGAAGCCGATGGTCATCAAAACCCTTCTGCCGGTACAGGTCAGCACCAAAAGCCTGCAGGGCTCCATGCTCGCCATCTCCAGAACCTCCAAAAACCCTGAGCGGGCCATGATGTTCATAAACCTGATCCATACCGATCCGGTCCTGTATAACCTGTTAACCTTCGGCATTGAAGGCAAGCATTATAAAAAGGTAGGCGACAATACGGTTGAATTTATTCCGGACAGCGGGTATAACTCGGTATCCTCGTGGATGATCGGGAATGTGCTGCTGAACTATCTGAACAAGGACGAAGATCCGAAACGGGTACAGCTCTATACCGACTGGAACAAAAACTCCAAGGTGTCCCCGGTGATCGGCTTTGTGTTTGACTCGACCAAGGTGCAGTCGCAGATCGGCGCGCTGATCAACATTACGAAGCAGTATAAGAATACCCTGTATTCCGGGGAAAAAGACCCTGAGCCCATCCTGAAGGAAATGAACAGCAAGCTGAAGGCCGCTGGACTGGATGCTGTCATAAGCGAAATTCAGTCGCAAATGGATGCGTTTTTGGCCGCCAAATAAGATGTTGAATGATTAGCAGACCCGATTCCCGGTAAAGTTCGGCCATCCCCCTGATTCGTAACTTCAGCCTGCTGCGGCCGCTTGTCTGGGTGTCGGGTATTCCTATTCGCCGAATTAGCAATTGGGGGCCCTGTTTCTATTCTAATAGAAGAGGGTGTTAATGTGCGAATGATTAAAAAAACAGCTGTACTGCTTACCCTGTTATGTGTACTGATGACGGTTCTGATGCCGGGCGGGCGTATTGTATCCGCTGATCCTCCGGGCACAGCGGCAGGCAAGCAGGAGACTTCAATGACGTCAAAGCATGCAAAAAGCGAAGGCCCGGTTACCCGTCCGGTTTCCGCAGCTCTGCTGCCCGGGACGGTTGCAACCGCCACCTATGACCCTCCCGGCTTGCTATGGCAGGTGGGGACTGCAGACAATAGCTCAGCCGAATTTACAGTTTACAATAATGTGTACAGCAATCTTACCCTGCCTCTGCCTGCTGGCAGCTGGAACACAGTCTCCAAAGGAATGAAGGCCGATGTCAATGGAACGGTGAACCTTACGTTTGATTTAACGGCAGTTCCTGAGCATGGAATGGAATTCAGCTTCAAAGTAATTGACGCAAGCACAGCGATTCCCCAGCTTGCCGTATTCACAAATGGCCTCATGAGCGGACTCATTCAAATTACAGGTCTGAATAACGGGGAAGCTGCCCTGGAGAATACGTGGAAGCAAACCTACAGGCTGTATATTCCGAAAGAACAACTGCATACAGGCCAAAATGAGCTTAAACTGATGGTTGACCGCGGTTTGTATGCGGACCCGCAGGCTCCCGGATATGACGGTGACCAATATTTATGGTTCGAGTGGGACTATTTCAAGCTGAAGTCCCTCGAAGAGCAGGCGGAGGAGCCGATTCATGGACGGTATGTGCATTTGGGAACCACGCTGGCTGCAGCAACCTTCAGATATGACGAAAATGCGATCCGCCATCTGGCGCCAATGACCAAATGGATGGGCATCGCCTACAGCGGCAACTGGATGCGCGCCTCCTTCTGGTCGGATACGAGCGCAGGCTGGGACCCGCAGGGCCGGAACTATCTCGAGACGCTGCGTGATCTGAATCTGGAACCAATGGTGAATATCATCGGGGGCAACTGGAAGAACAATGCCGATCTGGTGGGCGGAACGATCAGCACGGCGTTGAGGAACTATTACTCCGCGTTTGTCAGTAAGTTCGGGGATTTGTACCAGTACGCGGAATCAGGCAACGAGCCCGGCTTGTTCAGGTGGTCCCAGCAATCTGTGCTGGCAATCCATGAGCTGATGGATCAGGAACGTCAGACCAACAACCAGCCCTATCTCAAAATTGTGGCACCCGGCTGGGCCTATTGGCCCTATAACGGAATTCCTGACGGGTGGGAACGGGATGCTGCCCAGCGCAAAGAGATTGAAGCGCTTTCAGATGTGACGAACGGACACAGCTATGGCGGAACCGGCGTACAGCCGCTGCCGGGCGGCAGCCTGTATGAAAATCTGCAGGTGTACGGGGAAGCGGATGAGGGCTTCGGCAAAGAGATGGCGATGAGTGAAACCGGCAGCAACGACAACCATTCCGACAATACGAAATATGGTACGTATGCCCACAGGTTCGCTTCCGCTTTTGACCGGGAGCTGCGCGGGGATATCGGCTATGTCGACCATATTATGCAGCATGCGGCCTTCTTCAATGACGGCACCGAATTCGGCTTGTTCAATTCCGGCATCAACTGGAATACCCATCGCTTTGAGGATACGGCGGCTGTAGCAGCCAATACCAACGAACCGGGCGAGACTAGACTGAAGACGTTCCGCAGGCTGGCCGCCGCATACGCCACCCATGGGCGTCCGCTCAGCTACGAGATTCTGAATCCATTGGACCTGAACGGGAAAAAAGCATATTTCCGGGCGGTGGACACCTCGGCGCTGGGCACCTCAGTTATAGGAGCTTCTGCAGATAAAATTCTGTTAAATTTTGTGAACTTTGAAACCGGACCGGTGACGATGCAGGTCCGGGTCAAGATGCCGGAGTGCGGCGAATACACCGGAGAGCGGTTTGGACCCGGCGATACCTATGCCGCCGCCCACTCCAAGGTCCAGCTTACGGCAACGCCGGATCTTACGCTTACAGTAACCCTCGGCGCAGGCGAAACCGTCCAGTATATTCTGGATGAGCTGGAGACAGAGGCACCCTCCGCTCCAACCAGTCCGGCAGCAGTGGCGGTGAGCCATGAGCAGGTCAAAGTAACCTGGAATGCCGCAACGGACAACGACAGCGTTGTAACTTACAATGTATACCGTGACGGTGGAACAGAACCGGTAATGACAATTCCGGGACGGATTACCTTTTATAACGACTACACTGTAACGCCTGAAACTGTATACAGCTATAGGATTCAGGCAGTGGATGATTCCGGCAACGTCTCACCCTTAAGTACAGCTGTATCTGCAACCACACTGCCGATGCCGATCACGCCGCATGTACCCGGAGATCCGACCAAATTCGAGGCGGAAGCCGCCGCTTTTGCCGCGCCGCTCAAAATCGGCCACTACAGCATCGCTTCAGGGGGAAGAGTGGTGGAGCAGACCCATGCCGGAGGTTTGACCGTTCAAGGGTTCTATTCGGAGAACGGCGGAAGCTATACGTTAACTATTGCATACGCTTCCAATCAGGAATCGAAGAAAAATATCCTGATCAACGGCGTAAAACAAACAACCGTGACCCTGCCTTCCACCGGAAGCTGGAATTCCAACTTTACCGCGAGACAGTACGGCATTACGCTTCAGCCGGGGTATAACATGATTAGCTTCACCTCTGCCGGGAACGGCGCAAATCTTGATTATTTCAAGCTTGAAGAAGGGGCTTATGTTCCTGTCTCGGCCTGGTATACCGTGGAGCACGATCATCCTTATATCGACTATACCGGCTTCACGACAGCCTCCAATGGTGTATCTCACGTGACCTATGCGCCTGACGCCACCGCTGTGTTCAATTTCAAGGGCATCGGGGTTCGCTGGAGATCGGATATCAAAAGTGATATGGGCAGCGCCGATGTCTACGTCGACGGGCAGTATAGGGAGACGATAGTTATTCCCCAGGCTGGTCTGGAGGGAGACAACAAAATTGTCTATGAGCTTACCGGTCTGGAGTATGGCCTGCACCGGATTGAGATCAGAGGGACCGACGGGCTGGTGATGGTCCACGGGTTCGAGTTCGAGAGCTATGAACCCATACTTCCCGCCCCGCTTCCGGACCTGACCGTTACAGATATCGGCTGGAATATCGTTAATAGCGACGGCACCCCATCTTCGCACACCATTCCGCAGCTCGGTGATTCCTTAATTTTCTGGGCCAAGGTAAAAAACATCGGAGTGCGTCCAACGCCGCTGAACACCTCTACGGGGCTTGGGCAAATAACCGGCGGCGCTTTTTCCGTCAACGGCGGAGTGGTCTCCTGGACGGATACGAACAACACCGTGATCCAGCCGGGAGAAGAGATCACCCTAACCGCCAACAGCAGTGCCCAAGGCACGCCAAGATGGGCAGTTCCTACCATCGGCGATTTCACCATCGGCTTCTTCGTGAACGATATTTGGCGGTATGAGGAAATGAACAAGGAGAACAACAAATTAAGTGAGACATTGAGTATTAATCTGAACTGAAGAAGGTGAAGAGTTGCTTCTTTCAACAGATCGGCGAGCATGATTGATTCATTAGATAACTAAGTGCATCAAATGTGTAGAAGTGCATAAAGAGTATACCAAAAAGACTTCTCAAAGCTGGAGGAGTCTTTTTTTATCGTACGCTCAATTATTAATTCAACTATCGGTGCTATGGCAATAATAGCAACGGTGCAGATGGAAAAAGTTGGATATAATTCAAAAAACTTGGCCGGAGAATGGTCTTTAATATGGTATATTTACCTTGTTGATTACTAGAAGGGTCCTCCCCAGTGTGTAATTAAAGAGCCCTTCAAAGTGATTCTAAGACTTTGGAGGGCTCTTTTTAAAAAGATAAGAAATTATATGTTTTGGGGGAACTGACTCCCCCTTATTTAACTGTAATACAGTGTGAAAAAATGTGGATATCTTGGAAGCCTCACAGGAATATACGCGATGCAGGAGGATAGGGCTTCATCCGCGGACTGAAGCGGACAGAGGAGCCCTTATTTTGCCAAAAATCCTACTTTTTCTGCAGTTACGGACTCAGGAGCCGTTATAACGTTCGATGGAACCTGGAATAAAGGGGAAAGGGAGAAATAAAGGCATCTCAGTCCGTCCTGCGGAATAGCCGAATCTTCTATCCATAACGGCTCTCCTGTCCGTAACGGCTGCGGATCGATAGCGAAGGCATAGGGCGATCCGTCTTTACCGGCTTCCTCGCAGGTGCTAGTTGGAAAAAGGGAACTTATTTTTCCGAAAATTAAGAAATTCTGAGATTGAAGTGGAAAAAGTAAATCTAATTGGGCCGCATTTCTGGTCCAATGGTGAAATGAGCTGAATTAGTGTCCATTTTTCCACTTCATCTGCTCGAGGATAGGGTACTCCGGCAAATTAGTGTCCCTTTTTCCACTTAAAGAGTTGCCGTAGGATTCATGGGGAGTCGTTCTCCAGGTAACGCTAGAACCAATACGGCTGTCCCGTGGAGGACGGCACAGCCGTATTGGTTCTTTCCAAAGCTCAATCACAAAAAACAAACTACTTTGAAGCAACCGGGCTGGATGAGAGATCTTCTGGCACAGTAGAATTTTATACTTATTTTATAGCTGTCTTTATTTAGAGTGATCTGTATTCCCGCTACACTGTAGATAGTAACTACCGGGAGGAATTGTGACCATGCATAGGCCGCTGACAAGGGAAGAGCAGGATTGGGTAGAGCGCACGCTGACATCCATGAGCCTGCGGGAAAAGATTGGGCAAACGATGCAGGATCATGCGGGGCGGCTGCCCTTCAAGGGTAACGATGAGGAGGCGCTTGCGGCATATTTGAAAACGTATCCAGTAGGGAGCTTTTTTATCGGCGGAGAGGTGATTCAGAAGGCGGCGGGCAAGGCGGAGGAGTACCGGGATTGGGCGGAGCAGCTGCAGCGGATCAGCAAATATCCGTTGCTGTTCTCCGGCGACCTGGAGTTTGGTGCGGGGTCGGCGGTGAAGAGCCTGACCGCATTCCCGCCGCTCCTTGGGCTGGCTGCTGCTGACGATGAGGCCCTGGCCTACGAATACGGCAAATTCACAGCACTGGAAGGGCGGGCGGCGGGTTTTACCTGGGCGCTGGCACCCGGGACGGATCTTTTGCTGAACTGGATGAATCCTGTAATTACTACGCGCTGCCTGGGGGATGACGCGAGACGGGCGGCCAGGCTGGCGGGCGCAGTCATGCGGGGAATGCAGGACCATGGCCTGGCAGCATGTGCCAAGCATTTTCCGGGAGACGGGGTAGACTATCGGGACCAGCATATTGTGACCACCATCAACGGCTTGTCTGAGGAAGAGTGGTTCGCGGCTTACGGGCAAGTGTCGCAGCATATGATTGATCAGGGTGTCCTGTCGTATATGACCGGGCATATTGCCCTTCCCTGGCTGGAAGGAGGGACGCAGGAAGAGAAGCCTGTACCGGCAACGGTGTCGGAACGCATCACCACAGGACTGCTGCGGGAGCGTATGGGCTTTGCAGGCGTGGTGCTGTCAGATGCGCTGGATATGGGCGGATTTCTGGCCTGGGGCAGTTATGAGAAACGGATGGTGGACTGCTTCAACAGCGGCACGGATGTGCTGCTGTGGCCGGGTGTGGAATATTTCGGGGTCATGGAGCAGGCAGTCAGTGAAGGGACCGTCCTTATGGAACGGTTGGATGCCAGTGTCCGCCGGGTGCTGGAGCTGAAAGCCTTGCTTGGGGTGCACCGGGTGGATCAAAAGGGCAGGGACCCGCAAGCGGTTCCGCTGCTGAATGACCGGCTACCGCCAAAGCTCGACCTGGAAGCCAGACAACTGAGCCGAACGATTGCAGAGCGCTGTATTACGCTTGTCCGCAATCGTGGCGGTATCCTGCCGCTTGACCCTCAGACCACCCGCCGGGTGCTGGTGGTTCTCCTGAACAAAGTGACGGAAGGCCGCAAGTATGAGCGGATGAATGTCTTTGTGGAGCTTTTACGGGCGAGAGGGTTACAGGTGGATATCCTCGATGAATTTGAGCCGCTGGGCACGCTGCGCAAATGGGAGCTGTCGGGGATTCGCTGGGATGCTGCGTTTGCACCTTATTTTCTGCCTCTGCACGGCATGATGAATACAGCCCGGCCGGTGGGCGAGGCGGCCAAGGCGATCTGGGCGATGCAGCATGCGGAGACCATCCGTCCGATTGGAATTTCTTTTGCCACGCCATATTTGCTGCAGGATATGCCGTTTCTGGATGCGCTAATTAATGCCTATTCGCTGCATGAAGAGACGGTGGAGCTTACGGTGAAAGCGCTGTTCGGAGAGGTGCCCTTTCAGGGGCAGTCTCCGGTGAAGGCGGACCCGCTGGACGGTTCTCCGGACTTAAAGGGGGTTCATCATCATGAACACTGAGCGGAAGCTTGCGGAGACGCTGGATCTATTGTTTCGATATATGATTTTGGAGGAGCATAAGGGACACTGGGGAATGGACATCGATCACTGGGACTGGGTGCCGGGGGTCGGCGTGATTTCGTTGATGGAGTACGCCACAGCCAGCGGGCGGGGGGAAGTTCTGGATTATCTGCTGCAGTGGGTGAACCGCAATAAACGCAAGGCCGAAGGGGCAAAAGTTATTAATGCATTGGCCCCCTTTGCGCTCTTTCCGGAGCTGTACCGCCAGACAGGGGACCCATGGTTTCTGCAAAAAGCCATGTCCACCGCCGATTGGATGCTGAACGCTGCTCCGGTCACACGTGAAGGCGCATTGGAGCATACCGTAACGGAAAATGTGGATTTCCCGGAGCAGGTATGG
This genomic interval carries:
- a CDS encoding polysaccharide lyase family protein, which translates into the protein MIKKTAVLLTLLCVLMTVLMPGGRIVSADPPGTAAGKQETSMTSKHAKSEGPVTRPVSAALLPGTVATATYDPPGLLWQVGTADNSSAEFTVYNNVYSNLTLPLPAGSWNTVSKGMKADVNGTVNLTFDLTAVPEHGMEFSFKVIDASTAIPQLAVFTNGLMSGLIQITGLNNGEAALENTWKQTYRLYIPKEQLHTGQNELKLMVDRGLYADPQAPGYDGDQYLWFEWDYFKLKSLEEQAEEPIHGRYVHLGTTLAAATFRYDENAIRHLAPMTKWMGIAYSGNWMRASFWSDTSAGWDPQGRNYLETLRDLNLEPMVNIIGGNWKNNADLVGGTISTALRNYYSAFVSKFGDLYQYAESGNEPGLFRWSQQSVLAIHELMDQERQTNNQPYLKIVAPGWAYWPYNGIPDGWERDAAQRKEIEALSDVTNGHSYGGTGVQPLPGGSLYENLQVYGEADEGFGKEMAMSETGSNDNHSDNTKYGTYAHRFASAFDRELRGDIGYVDHIMQHAAFFNDGTEFGLFNSGINWNTHRFEDTAAVAANTNEPGETRLKTFRRLAAAYATHGRPLSYEILNPLDLNGKKAYFRAVDTSALGTSVIGASADKILLNFVNFETGPVTMQVRVKMPECGEYTGERFGPGDTYAAAHSKVQLTATPDLTLTVTLGAGETVQYILDELETEAPSAPTSPAAVAVSHEQVKVTWNAATDNDSVVTYNVYRDGGTEPVMTIPGRITFYNDYTVTPETVYSYRIQAVDDSGNVSPLSTAVSATTLPMPITPHVPGDPTKFEAEAAAFAAPLKIGHYSIASGGRVVEQTHAGGLTVQGFYSENGGSYTLTIAYASNQESKKNILINGVKQTTVTLPSTGSWNSNFTARQYGITLQPGYNMISFTSAGNGANLDYFKLEEGAYVPVSAWYTVEHDHPYIDYTGFTTASNGVSHVTYAPDATAVFNFKGIGVRWRSDIKSDMGSADVYVDGQYRETIVIPQAGLEGDNKIVYELTGLEYGLHRIEIRGTDGLVMVHGFEFESYEPILPAPLPDLTVTDIGWNIVNSDGTPSSHTIPQLGDSLIFWAKVKNIGVRPTPLNTSTGLGQITGGAFSVNGGVVSWTDTNNTVIQPGEEITLTANSSAQGTPRWAVPTIGDFTIGFFVNDIWRYEEMNKENNKLSETLSINLN
- a CDS encoding ABC transporter permease; its protein translation is MITHEKRNALDTRLHLPVRLHPKRSSMLRHLLKHKVLLLMLLPGVVFLLINNYLPMFGIIIAFKNINYVDGILGSPWVGLDNFKFLFATSDAWIITRNTVLYNFVFIILNLVIAVSIAIALNELKNKLAAKFYQSVMFFPYFLSMVVVSYLVFAFLNVEYGFINKGILAMFGLNELNWYSEPKYWPFILPLINLWKGVGYGCVIYLAAIIGIDSEYYEAALIDGASKWKQILHITIPLIRPVIIITTILAIGGIFRSDFGLFYQTTLNSGALYPTTLVIDTYVYNALINMGNLGMSAAAGLYQSIVGFFLVLGSNWIVRKVDKDQAVF
- a CDS encoding glycoside hydrolase family 3 protein, coding for MHRPLTREEQDWVERTLTSMSLREKIGQTMQDHAGRLPFKGNDEEALAAYLKTYPVGSFFIGGEVIQKAAGKAEEYRDWAEQLQRISKYPLLFSGDLEFGAGSAVKSLTAFPPLLGLAAADDEALAYEYGKFTALEGRAAGFTWALAPGTDLLLNWMNPVITTRCLGDDARRAARLAGAVMRGMQDHGLAACAKHFPGDGVDYRDQHIVTTINGLSEEEWFAAYGQVSQHMIDQGVLSYMTGHIALPWLEGGTQEEKPVPATVSERITTGLLRERMGFAGVVLSDALDMGGFLAWGSYEKRMVDCFNSGTDVLLWPGVEYFGVMEQAVSEGTVLMERLDASVRRVLELKALLGVHRVDQKGRDPQAVPLLNDRLPPKLDLEARQLSRTIAERCITLVRNRGGILPLDPQTTRRVLVVLLNKVTEGRKYERMNVFVELLRARGLQVDILDEFEPLGTLRKWELSGIRWDAAFAPYFLPLHGMMNTARPVGEAAKAIWAMQHAETIRPIGISFATPYLLQDMPFLDALINAYSLHEETVELTVKALFGEVPFQGQSPVKADPLDGSPDLKGVHHHEH
- a CDS encoding carbohydrate ABC transporter permease codes for the protein MEPVTNNEISRPTNIILHIIFIILSITCLLPIVLVFMISITDYDSIVLNGYQFIPEKLSLEAYAYIFKDYAVIVKAYGVSIFVTVAGTLLSVFISSLYAYPISRADFKYKGFFAFLIFFTMLFGGGLVPWYMVYTQVLDLKNSIWALIVPMLLSPFNVLIMKTYFQMSVPPALIEASKIDGAGELRTFFRIVFPLSLPVFATIGLFNTLHYWNDWFNSMIFITDTDLYSLQYLMYKMISQADYLSRNGALIQGSATELAKLPGETIRMAMALIGIGPIVLAYPFFQRYFIKGLTLGSIKG
- a CDS encoding ABC transporter substrate-binding protein, whose product is MAGKKGTGLLLSFVLLIGLSLSGCGGSNSNNEVAPTGTQADSTAAPAASDKAVATEKTNELEQVELSLYLPGGPDKDVASVEQAINEYLKDKINATIKINQLSWDKPADKVNLMIQSGEVFDMVYTWNFMTNAAKGAYLPLEELLDTYAKETKAQINPAYLQAATVNGHLYAVPTEKELGQSVGFAFDKAIVDKYGFDVNSIKKLEDIEPMLKTIKEKEPAITPLFMNHTDSLNWFTVYPDSEDLDGSNEIPTLLDYKTMKVFNEYDTPEILARLKLIREWYKAGYINKNGATDKTELKDAVKSGKAWFTYGNMNPTSTNDWTRLAEKPMVIKTLLPVQVSTKSLQGSMLAISRTSKNPERAMMFINLIHTDPVLYNLLTFGIEGKHYKKVGDNTVEFIPDSGYNSVSSWMIGNVLLNYLNKDEDPKRVQLYTDWNKNSKVSPVIGFVFDSTKVQSQIGALINITKQYKNTLYSGEKDPEPILKEMNSKLKAAGLDAVISEIQSQMDAFLAAK